From the genome of Thermus thermamylovorans, one region includes:
- a CDS encoding type IV pilus twitching motility protein PilT, with protein sequence MAKTPDIVDLLTLAVERGASDLVITVGLPPMIKVDGEFHPTEHEPLSPQDTRRLMYALMDEKQQRIFEEEKELDFSFSLPGKGRYRVNIFLQRGSVGGVLRVVPAIIKGFEELGLPKGIAEIALSPRGLVLVTGPTGSGKSTTLASMIDYINERKPVHIVTIEDPIEFFHRHKKAIINQREIGADTHGFHKALRSVLRQAPDVILVGEMRDYETIAAAITAAETGHLVMGTLHTNSAPETVDRIIDVFPENQQEQVRVQLSNNLVAVLTQQLLPKAFGGGRVLAYELMIATPAVRALIREGKSHQLRSVIQTGGQYGMITMDACLADLYRRKLITYELGLSRAVDPKEFMRLAGVEEGAKR encoded by the coding sequence ATGGCTAAAACGCCCGACATCGTGGATCTCCTGACCCTGGCCGTGGAGCGGGGGGCCAGCGACCTGGTCATCACTGTGGGCCTTCCCCCCATGATCAAGGTGGACGGGGAGTTCCACCCCACGGAGCACGAGCCCCTCTCCCCCCAGGACACCCGCCGCCTCATGTACGCCCTCATGGACGAGAAGCAGCAGCGCATCTTTGAGGAGGAAAAGGAGCTGGACTTCTCCTTCAGCCTCCCAGGCAAGGGGCGTTACCGGGTGAACATCTTCCTGCAGCGGGGAAGCGTGGGAGGGGTTTTGCGGGTGGTGCCTGCGATCATCAAGGGATTCGAGGAACTGGGCCTACCCAAGGGGATCGCCGAGATCGCCTTGAGCCCCCGGGGCCTGGTCTTGGTCACGGGGCCCACGGGAAGCGGGAAGAGCACCACCTTGGCCTCCATGATCGACTACATCAACGAGCGCAAGCCGGTGCACATCGTGACCATCGAGGATCCCATCGAGTTCTTCCACCGGCACAAGAAGGCCATCATCAACCAGCGGGAGATCGGGGCCGACACCCACGGCTTCCACAAGGCCCTGAGGAGCGTCCTGCGCCAGGCCCCGGACGTGATCCTGGTGGGGGAGATGCGGGACTACGAGACCATCGCCGCCGCCATCACCGCCGCCGAGACCGGGCACCTGGTCATGGGCACCCTGCACACCAACTCCGCCCCCGAGACGGTCGACCGCATCATCGACGTCTTCCCGGAAAACCAGCAGGAGCAGGTGCGGGTGCAGCTCTCCAACAACCTGGTGGCCGTCCTCACCCAGCAGCTCCTGCCCAAGGCCTTCGGGGGCGGTCGGGTCCTGGCTTACGAGCTCATGATCGCCACCCCTGCGGTAAGGGCTTTGATCCGGGAGGGCAAAAGCCACCAGCTCCGGAGCGTCATCCAGACCGGGGGCCAGTACGGGATGATCACCATGGATGCCTGCCTGGCGGATCTCTACCGGCGCAAGCTCATCACCTACGAGCTGGGCCTCTCGCGGGCGGTGGACCCCAAGGAGTTCATGCGTCTGGCGGGGGTGGAGGAGGGGGCCAAGCGCTAA